Part of the Cupriavidus basilensis genome is shown below.
TATCACGGCATCGCGCAGGGCGCACACCACGTCTTCATTGATGGCGTTGCGCTTGTCGGGGCGGTTCAGGCCGATCAGTGCGACCGGGCCATCGAGTTCGTACGTAACGAGTTCGTCGCTCATATTTGCAATTCCATTGCGTAGGGAAATCGGGGTTTTCGTGGGTTCTGCAGGACTAGAGATCCAGCACAAGCTTGCTGCCCTTTGCGCCTGAACAGCAGATCATCATGCGTTGATTCGACGCCTTTTCCGCTTCGCTGAGCACCAGGTCGCGGTGGTCCGGCAACCCTGCGAGCACGCGTACCTCGCAGGTGCCGCAAATGCCTTCCTGGCACGAGTAGGGCGGCTCGATGCCGGCATTGAGCAGACAGTCGAGAATGGTCTGTCCGCTGGCTACCTCGATGCTGCGGCCACTGCGCACCAGTTCGACGGTGAAGCCGCCTGCGGTGGCGGCACTCTCGCGTGCAGCGAAGTATTCCCTGTGCACTCGCTCGGGCGGCAGGCCAGCGGTGGCTTGCTCGAAGGCGTCCAGCATGGGCAGCGGGCCGCAGCAGTAGACATGGGCGCCGGCCGGCAGCGCGTTGGTGATGGCGGGGATGTCGAGCATGCTGGCACCGGGCTCGCGGTCGAAGCTGAGTTGGAGCGTGGCCCCGGCATCGTCCCGCAGTGCCTGCAGGGTCTCGACGAAGGCGGCATTCTTGCGTGTGCGTGCCGCGTAGAAGAGCTGCCACGGCCGGCCCAGCGCCTGCAGGCGGCGGATCATGCCGAGGACCGGCGTGATGCCGATGCCGCCGGCAATGAAGACGCTCGACGCGGCCGCTTCATCGAGCGGGAAGTTATTGCGCGGTGCACTGACGGTCAGGGTGTCGCCCGGGCGTAGCACTTCGTGCAGATAGCGCGAGCCGCCGCGGCTCTGCGGGTCCTTGTTGACGCCGATCAGGTAGCGGTGCCGTTCTTGCGGCGAGTTGAACAGGGAATAGTTGCGGATCAAGCCGTTGGGCAGATGCACGTCGATGTGCGCCCCGGCTTCGAACGGAGGTAGCTCCTTGTGCGGGGCTACCGGCCAGAGTTCGTAGCTAAGGATGCCTTCCGCTTCCCAGGTAATGGATTTGACCCTGACTTGCAGTGTCTCGGTAATGCTCATGGGTGTCTCCCGGGGTGGGCCTGTGTGGGTTCGTGGCGGATGGCCCTGGCTAGATCTCGACCACGTCAATGTCCTTGAGCTTCACGCCCGTGGCTGCCTCGTAGGCGCGCTTGACCTCGTCTGGCTGGCCGGCGTGAAAAATGAAGTGGAACAACAGCTTGTTCCACTTCGGATGGCTGGCGTACTGCTCCAGCGCCAGGCCCTCCAGGAAGAAGGCGCGCGAGTCGCAGGGCAGCATCACGCGATGGTTGGCCTGCGGATCGCGGATCAGCCCCTTGGGATCCCGGCCCTGCGCCACGGCGTCGATATCGTCGAGCAGGCGGCGGCGGATCATGGCGATGCCGCGGTCGCTGGCCCCGAGGTTCTCCTGGCTGCGGTCGGTGACACGGCCCTGGCCGACCCAGGCGATGATGTCCTGGTTGATGACATGGCTTGAGATCCATCGGCCGGTGCGCGCGTCGCGGATCGGACTGGTCCACGAAGGGATCACGGCTTGCTCGTAGGGCTCGGCCTCGCGCGGCACGCGGATGAAGGACCAGGTCACACTCAGCGTGTTCTCGTCGTCGACGGGAACACGCCATTCGATGTGGTCGCCAAGAAAGAACCCGTTGGGCCACAGGCAGACGCGGCCGATGGTCCAAAGCGGGTGGTGCTCGTCCGTGTCTTCGCTGATGCGTTTGTAGAGAAAGCCGTGCTCGAATTCCTCGAAATCGAGCCGCTGGTGCCGTGGCGCGTAGCCTGCGGAATCGCCGCGCAGCCGCCGTCCCCAGTTGGCGTGCATCCACTCGAAGTGCACGGGATCGATGGAGTTTTCCTGTGCTTGCAGCCAGTTGCAGGGCACCTCGGCAAAAACCACCTGTACGAAGCCGTTGCGCCAGCTGAACGGCTCCCAGTCCGGTAGCAGGGGCGCTGGCTGTGGGCCCATATATGCCCATAGCATGCCAGCCTTGGCCTGGACCTGGTAGGCCTTGAGGCGCACGCGCGCTTTCAGCCTGCAATGCGGGTCGACCATCTGCTCGAAGGGCTGATCTACGCAGCGGCCCTGCTGGTCGTATTGCCAGCCGTGGTAGTTACAGCGCAGTCCGCATTGCTCGACGTAGCCGTAGGCCAGGTCGGCGCGGCGGTGCGCGCAATGCCGGTCAACCAGACCGTAGGTGCCGCTCAGGTCCTTGTAGAGCACCAGGTCCTCACCCATCAGGCGCACCGGTTTGATGGGGTTGCGATCCAGCTCGTCGATGCCGGCGATCGGGTGCCAGTGTCGCCTCAACACTTCGCCCATTGGCGTGTCTGGCCCCACTTGGGTCAGCTGACGATTCTTTTCCTCGCTAAGCATTGGCGTATTCCTGCAAATAAACCAGCTATTCCGGCTTGAAGCCGGAGGCCTTGATGATGGGTTCCCAGGTCGCGAGCTCCGCGCGCTGCCGGCGGGCCATGTCCTGTGCGTCGAGAAAGTCCGGCACTACCGCCAGGCGCTTCATCAGGAACTCGGTGGTTTGCGGCATGGACAGAATCTTGCGCAACGCCTGCTGCATCCGTTCCAGCTCGGTGCCCGGGGTTCCGGCGGGCGCCCACATGGCGGTCCAGCCGTCGCCGGAAGTCACGTTGATGCCTTGCTCGACCATGGTCGGGATATCCGGAGCCAGAGGCGAGCGCTTCGCGCTGAAAATTCCGATCATCCGCACCTTGCCGGCGCGGTGGTACTTGAGCATGTCGTCGAGCAACGTCACGGCCGCGGGCACGTGGCCGCCGACCAGGTCGTTGATCAGCGGCGGCGTGCCCTTGTAGGGCGCCACCGACAGCGCGATGCCGGCCGCCCTGGCGAACTGCATCCCGAGGAAGTGGTTCATGCCACCCAGTCCCGGCGTGCCAAAGACGGCGTTCTCGGGATGCTTCCTGACCCACTGTACGAATTCGCGCGCATTGCTGATGCCTGTATCCGTCCGTACCGCCATCCCCAATGGATAGGAGACCAGGCCGGCCACTGGCGCAAAGTCGCGCCAGAGGTTCCACTTGAGTTGCGGCCCGAAGACCAGTGTCTGGAAGGTCGGCGTTGCATTGGGGGCAATCATGTAGGTGAGGCCATCCGGCTTCGCCGCCATCAGCGCGTCCGCGGCGAGACGGCCGCCGACGCCGACATGGCTTTCGATGATGACCGGCTGCTCCAGGACCTGCGGCAGCCAGTCGGCGAAGTAACGGGCGATCGCGTCGGTGCCGCCACCCGGAGGAAGCCCCAGCAGGATGCGGATCACGGGCTTTCCCTGCATGCCGGCGTACGTCGCGGCAGGCGCGGCGAGGCCCGCGCACGCCGCCAGCAGCAGCCGGCGTCGGCGGTAGCTTGTCATGCTTGTCTCCGTATTTTTCTTGTAACGGGGCGGATGGCTCAGGGCGTTAGCGTCAGCGTGCGCCAGTCGCTGCCTGCCGGCAGCACGCCACCGACGGAGGTCGCCTTGGCGTAGTCGAGATCGGGGTTGTCAGCCAGCGTCGGCGTCTTGCCCGCCGTGAACTCGCGCAC
Proteins encoded:
- a CDS encoding PDR/VanB family oxidoreductase, translated to MSITETLQVRVKSITWEAEGILSYELWPVAPHKELPPFEAGAHIDVHLPNGLIRNYSLFNSPQERHRYLIGVNKDPQSRGGSRYLHEVLRPGDTLTVSAPRNNFPLDEAAASSVFIAGGIGITPVLGMIRRLQALGRPWQLFYAARTRKNAAFVETLQALRDDAGATLQLSFDREPGASMLDIPAITNALPAGAHVYCCGPLPMLDAFEQATAGLPPERVHREYFAARESAATAGGFTVELVRSGRSIEVASGQTILDCLLNAGIEPPYSCQEGICGTCEVRVLAGLPDHRDLVLSEAEKASNQRMMICCSGAKGSKLVLDL
- a CDS encoding aromatic ring-hydroxylating dioxygenase subunit alpha, with product MLSEEKNRQLTQVGPDTPMGEVLRRHWHPIAGIDELDRNPIKPVRLMGEDLVLYKDLSGTYGLVDRHCAHRRADLAYGYVEQCGLRCNYHGWQYDQQGRCVDQPFEQMVDPHCRLKARVRLKAYQVQAKAGMLWAYMGPQPAPLLPDWEPFSWRNGFVQVVFAEVPCNWLQAQENSIDPVHFEWMHANWGRRLRGDSAGYAPRHQRLDFEEFEHGFLYKRISEDTDEHHPLWTIGRVCLWPNGFFLGDHIEWRVPVDDENTLSVTWSFIRVPREAEPYEQAVIPSWTSPIRDARTGRWISSHVINQDIIAWVGQGRVTDRSQENLGASDRGIAMIRRRLLDDIDAVAQGRDPKGLIRDPQANHRVMLPCDSRAFFLEGLALEQYASHPKWNKLLFHFIFHAGQPDEVKRAYEAATGVKLKDIDVVEI
- a CDS encoding tripartite tricarboxylate transporter substrate-binding protein encodes the protein MTSYRRRRLLLAACAGLAAPAATYAGMQGKPVIRILLGLPPGGGTDAIARYFADWLPQVLEQPVIIESHVGVGGRLAADALMAAKPDGLTYMIAPNATPTFQTLVFGPQLKWNLWRDFAPVAGLVSYPLGMAVRTDTGISNAREFVQWVRKHPENAVFGTPGLGGMNHFLGMQFARAAGIALSVAPYKGTPPLINDLVGGHVPAAVTLLDDMLKYHRAGKVRMIGIFSAKRSPLAPDIPTMVEQGINVTSGDGWTAMWAPAGTPGTELERMQQALRKILSMPQTTEFLMKRLAVVPDFLDAQDMARRQRAELATWEPIIKASGFKPE